ggcgaactgctaaacgcccacacaccggcCCCTCCGTGGGTGAAACGGACGTGTGAGCGACCGGgtgaatgcccacacaccagcccagtCCTACGTGGCACCAAAAACATGCCAAGATTCGTGCACCCACAAATGAACGCGGATCCACGCTTGTGGGCGAGATGCAAacacccacacgtgtgggcgttaatGTTTCCGTTATATTATTCATGTGCACGAAGCAATTGTCTCAATGCACAACATAGGTTTCTGTTATGACTGCTCCTTTTGCCCAAATTTTTGTAGAATCATTGAAGAAAAATTACGTATTTAAGCCTATTTTGACGATTCAAGGTACATAGACATTGGATAGTCCCGGTTTTGGAACTAAATCTAGAACTTAAGCTTCAGAAACTAATTTACGAAACTGACATACGCGACATGAACTGAACACACTAATCCACTAACGGGCTTCATGATTCATTAACACTGTTGCCAGGTATGCAGCGGTTAGCCCAAAGTCGGGCCTAATCAATTAATAATTAGCGTTAAGTAAAAAACAACAGCTCGGACACATCACCATAGATTTCAGTAGGGTGCAGAATTTGACTAGGATTCAGATTTCAGTAGCACGCACATATCTACTTGTGCATGTTCAAAAGTGAACAAAGAGCGTGACCAAAAATAAACATGAAAGAACATGTCCTGGTATTTATACCGTAGATGAAAAAACAATTAACTCAATCAACTGCATAAAAAGTATGTAAAATGTCACCGCTTGCCCAAATGATGAATGTACTCATAAGATGATCAGGTGCACAAAATAACCAAGGAAGTTTACGAAATGGAAATTCTGAGTAAGTTCTGTCCAATTCGGTTATCCTATTTTCTAGCGACTTCTTTGAATTCTCACTTCTATGCTTCGAGCTCTTTCCAAAAATAAAACCCCGTAACATCAATCTGATTAAACTTCTGGCTCCTTGCGCTCTTCACCCCTGCCCCTCCACCTAAATCTCCAGATCCCAACCCAACCAGTGAAGGAATAATCTCAAGCACGTTTTGAAAGCTCCCCAATCATGCAAGGGGTGTACAGAAATGATTCATATATGCCATTTGTAAATGACTGATAATAATCCTTTGGGCGTAATCTGCCCAGGTACTGGACTTTTGAGCTATTCAGATGATAAGCCACTACTCTGAATGATGATACCTCTAAGAAAACAATCTCTTTGTAGGGGTGAAATCCGAGGATAGAAACATGGCTGTAGAAAGGCTCATAATCATCTTCAATATTCAGAACGTTATCGTCATCAGAATTCCATTCAAAATTCTCATCCCCATTGGTTCCATCTTCATTATTATCACCATATAAGAACCAAGTTTTGTCAATTCCCTTAGGCTGGTTCAAATATATCGTTGCCCATGGATTAAGATCAACGTGATGCTTCAGTGCCCAAGATATCTGACAACATGATTCATTTAAAATCCAAACCCGAAATAGATATTCATCGTGAATTGTTGCAAAGTAAACCCCTTTTTCTGATTTCCCCAGACAAGGTTGTGCACGCTTGCTTTCCTCGATATCTATTGGTGTTTTCACTAGTTGGTACTTGCCATCCTTTAAGGATAACCTGCAAATAAGAACATTATCAGTGCTAGATATGATGCAATGTTTGTGTCGACACATCCCCCTGAGAAAGCCACTACTAATGCTAGAGTTCAAAATTAAGGGAGCTTTGTAAGCCTTTTTACGATGTATACCTTGCAACAAATGCACCACGACAATGCACATAGAGTGCTCCTCGCCAGTAGACACCGTAGCGCCACCTCGGCCCCCAAAATGTTGGTTCCAATCTATCCAGCCGTATAGTAGCCACCGTGTCCAAAGCCTCACCTTCACGGACAAACAACCTCTTTTGCCATTCTTTTGTACTAGACGAGAACACGTCTAGCATCCATGAGGATGGTGGAAATTCCACCAAGTCTTCTGGATCCTCAATTAGTGAGTCTTCTGGAACCTCAACGGGCGACGGTGCGGATATGTCCTCTTCAATGGTTTGTTCGGGTGACAATTCCGATGGCCCATCTTCGCAGTCCTCTTCCAAGTCCTTGGTGAGTACTTCTGGCGCATCTTCAAACAACGAGAAAAACTCAGCGGGGCAGAAGGGTGTTGGTGGCTTCTTGTCGGGCACTGGTTGTGGTTGGGCTGGAACAACTTTCTCGGGCACCTGCGGAATCGCGAACACTTGGTAATGCGGTGACACGCAGGATCAAACACGAGGTACGTGTTGTAGTTCTTGgcatcaaggcgtgggagacgctCCCACCGTCTCGTGGCAGGGTTGACCACGAAGAACCCCCTCCACTCATTGCCGTAGATAAGGAGGCCGTTGCAGTGATCCACAATTGGCTCAAAATCCCTGTTGTACCCAGGCAAGAAGCCAAGATCGCCGTTGATCGCGGGCCGCTCCGTCGAGGGGCGGGCGAAGAAGCGCGGGCGGCTGTAGTCGATGTAGTTGACGAAGATGCCGCGCACCGCACGCGGGAGAAAGTGCGGAAGCAACAGCCGATGGGCGTGGACGACGGCGCACCACGCCTTGCGCACGCAGCGGGACGCGGCGAGGTCAGATGCCGGGAGGCAGCGGAGGATGTTTGCGAGCGCGTCGTCGGGCAGGGCTTCCGTCGAATCCATGGCTTCCGCAACCTTCAGCGCGGACTGGAGGCGCAGATCGAAAAcattttttttttgagacaacaGATCGAAAACAAATGGCGGCGGAGCGTTTAGGCAGGTGACCTACTAGTGGctaaatttttttaaataatacaatttttttttaaattacagaAATAATACGCAGAAAAAAGAATTTGCAagaataatacaccgtcggcccactgcaggccgactgagcccagtcggcccacagcaggccgatcggCTATCAGGAGGCCGACTGCAGGCCGGGCAGCCACGCGGCGGCCGTTGGTTGGTCGTGCCACTATGTTCtgaaatttgtattaagtgtggcactatgttctgaatttttattaagtgtggcactatgttatgaatttttattaagtgtggcactatgttatgaatttttattaagtgtggcactatgttatgaatttttattaagagtggcactatgttatgaatttttattaagtgtggcactatgttatgaatttttattaagtgtggcactatgttatgaatttttattaagtgtggcactatgttatgaatttttattaagtgtgacactttgttctgaatttttattaagtgtggcactttgttttgaattttgtaagtgcaggaatgtcgggattgtggttgctgaatggggacattgataagggtcatcgtggtgcgatatggtatgagcgcaagcttgagcctctcgacactcgcactcctaaggaaaactggaagatacactcaggatggcttcagcggtacgtgctttattaatttgcacactgacatgcatattaatggttgaaatgggagacagtaactgaaaagttctctgatgaaggttgaaatgggccggccttttaccTTTCGCGCGTCTGGTTGAGTCTATCCCGGGTGAGAAACGCGTCGCCATCGATGGGTCTTTGCTGAGCTGCTTAGTGGACCGTTGGAGGCCAGAGACCCACACGTTTCACTTCAGATGGGGAGAGATGGCTCCTACTCTGGAGGATGTGTCACTTTTGCTCGGACTACCATTGGCAGGTCATGCCGTAGGACCGTTGGACGCACCGGCTGGTTGGGAGCGAGCTCTTACAGAACGTTTTCACGGTGTTTTTCCGGATGCTCCCGATCCGGTATGggagcatcacggacctaagtATGAGTGGTTGCTAAATTTCCGGGTAATTTCCCCTACCTATTCTCTTCAAGTTATCGCGCATAAAGTTATACAGAAAATAATTGCGGCTTACTAAAACTTTCTCTTCGCTTAATGCAGATCCAGAACTTCCGGGCGCCCTTGACTGCGGACAGATCACTCGGAGCCTCGAGGCCTACTTACTGTGGCTTTTCGGCAAGGTGATGTTCACGGAGAACCATGTCACCACTATTAGCGCCCTCTACATCCCTATGGCACTCGAGATAGCGAGCGCTCAGACGGCGGATCAGATCAGACagaggagttggggttcggcggtgttagcggctacataccgaGGTATGTGCAACGGTTGCCAGCTTACATCGAGAAAGCCAGCCCTTCTTGGATGCCCTCTATTCCTACAGCTGTGGTCGTGGGAGAGGTTCTCTATAGGGCGACCAGATGTACGGGTTCATGAGCCTATAGACGCCATGTTTGATGTTGAGGGCATCGACATGCCTACTTTCGGTCTGTGTTGGACTCGTCGCAAGGTATGCACCGTGTTGTAGTTTAATGCAACTTTTTCTGCACAAGAGATCGATCGATGCGAGCGGCTACTAACTTTTATTCTCTGCAGAGACGCTTTGCTAGTGATCAGACCAGGAAGGCGTACACAGCATTGAACGAGCAGTTCGATGCGTACACCGGGGTCATCTGGCAGCCCTACACGGAAGCAGCCATACAAGCGAGATACCCTGCAGGTATGTCTGTGCTATGCACAAGGGACCGAGATTACTGGATGACAAAATCGAAGATCATCTTCGATGTCTTCGTCGAGGAGATGGCACAACAGAGGGTTATGAGGCAATTTGGTCTTCTGCAGTTGGAGCTACCTCCCCCTATAGAGAACCCGGTGCCAGCACACATCCACAGGTATTAACCAGTTTTTCAATGTTGCATTTTCTTTCATAGTACTCCATTCGAAGCTTTAGGTAATTGTTGAACACACACCACAATTTTAGGACGACAAGGAAGGGCATGAACAGGACAACTGCTGACTGGCTAGTTAGACTAGAGCCGTATGTTATAGAATGGGAGACAGCAAACACAAATCTATGGCACGAGAATCACAATTTCAATCTCGATCAATTCAATCTCTATTTGCGGCGCTACATGACCGGAACATGGTTACGCATTGTTGAGTACTCCCACCCAGAGGAGTTACCGGATCCTACTCCGTCGGATATGTACCCGAGCTATGATACTTTGGGCTCTAGGCAGTACGCGGTAAGATATTTTTTCTTTATGTAATGTTGTCACATACTTTGACGTGCAAAAGACAGACATTATTAATCGTCATGGAAATTTGCAGGCTACCTTGACACGCGAACTGTACGACGACGTGACCACCTTTGGACGATCACTATCGTCTGGACCTCTTCTTCAACATCGTCCAGTGGTACAGCCCTTCTTGGAAAGAATTCAGAATAAGATACGGACTGTGTACGAGGCTATCACGTGCACCCGGAGAACCGATGTTGTTCAgcacgagcaggagcagccgcgtcACTCCATGCAACGACATCAACCACGTCCACGCCTAGCACAGCAGCCGACAACCAGGCCACCCCGTCCTGACCAACCTGGCAGTTCTACGTGGCACCCGCAGCACTATGGTCccacgtcgagcttcgtgttttctccacagccacagcaacacggtccaggccaccccgtcctgaccaacctggcagttctacgtggcacccgcagcactatggtcccacgtcgagcttcgtgttttctccacagccacagcaacacggtccctcgtcgagcttcgtgttttctccacagccacagcagcagggtccctcgtccagtttcgtgtttcagccagagcagacgtcacacccagcaggtatgtgtcttcatatttattgttttcAATATTAATTGACGCGACCTCATTCTTCATGATGAACCGTTCCATTGCGTAGGGGCCTATGGATATCAGGCGTCTATGTCGGCATCACATGATACGTGGGGGAGTGATCAACATCCCGAGGACAACATACAGGCTCAGATGTCGCAGCACACCCAGTGGATGAACATGTTTTCGACTCCTCCACCAGGCCCCACACAGGATACACAGCATGACCAGGGAGAGTGTGAGATTCCTCCTCGTCACGTTAGGGCACCCGACAGGTTGGGATGGTCCCCGAttccagatccgcctccccgccaggccagacgtcgtcactgacgcttctatgtatctgtatcagtagagacattaccatctatttctgtgtaagacttatgtctattctatgtatgagacaaatgactatgtacttatgtacgagacatatgcctactctattttagtactctgttatcggaactacaagatcatatgtagatagaacataatattcatacaacgagacattGCAAGCAAAtagatagaactacatctaaattaaatggtacgtaactgaactcacaacatacagcataaaaactacatgaagtcatcatcgtcatatGTTTGCGCCAActttttcccgccacccgtttcccgccaaccctttcccgccatatcGCAGCCGTTCTTTCtcgccattttctcctctctacctataaaacccccttcagacggagctGCATAAGCATTGCAGTGTGCTGGTGGTAAATTGGAGCActgtggtggaggtgaagctgttgttcgtcgttcttcgttcgagccggagcaccggcagtttggtggccgccgttcgtcCTTCATccttcgcacgcacgcttcaagggtatatttaagcccacattttatttttcgtaCGTGCTCCGGTAGTTTTTTTAAATATATTTAGATGTCAACTAATTAATCTgtcaatatttgtagttgctacggcaaatattcgtaatataATTGTAGGAGGGTCAATTGTATTAGTTGCTCCGTTAATATTCTGTAATATATAGCTTCgtaatatatagacatgtctaatatttgTTAGTGGGGATATTAAGGGGTAGGGTACGTACTCAATgcgatttgtgtgttgcagatggCTGAGAGTACTCAGTGGGTGCTTAGCCCTATTGTTCATGTCCAAGGCTTGTCTCCAAGTGTTGTGCAAGTTAGTGAAGTGGACCTCACTTTTGATTGGTTGAAGACTAAATTCATGTTGAAGCAAGGGTTGAAGAAAGACGATTTTGTGTACTACGTCAGCAGGAAGCATTCAGATGGCCCTGGGGAAAGAAAATTGATTGACATAACTGATGATGGCAAGATTCAAGAAATGCTGAGCGAATGGGAATGGAAAAGGGTTGTTCAGTTGCATTGCTACAGGAAACCGAGTTATATGTGATGCATTTGTCATTCGAGATCCGCCTCCCCGGCAGGCCAGACGTCGTCATTGCCGCTCCTATgtatcagtagagacattaccatctatttctgtgtgagaacttatgtctattctatgtatgagacaaatgactatgtacttatgtacgagacatatgcct
This genomic window from Aegilops tauschii subsp. strangulata cultivar AL8/78 chromosome 4, Aet v6.0, whole genome shotgun sequence contains:
- the LOC141021329 gene encoding uncharacterized protein, with the translated sequence MFTENHVTTISALYIPMALEIASAQTADQIRQRSWGSAVLAATYRGMCNGCQLTSRKPALLGCPLFLQLWSWERFSIGRPDVRVHEPIDAMFDVEGIDMPTFGLCWTRRKRRFASDQTRKAYTALNEQFDAYTGVIWQPYTEAAIQARYPAGMSVLCTRDRDYWMTKSKIIFDVFVEEMAQQRVMRQFGLLQLELPPPIENPVPAHIHRTTRKGMNRTTADWLVRLEPYVIEWETANTNLWHENHNFNLDQFNLYLRRYMTGTWLRIVEYSHPEELPDPTPSDMYPSYDTLGSRQYAATLTRELYDDVTTFGRSLSSGPLLQHRPVVQPFLERIQNKIRTVYEAITCTRRTDVVQHEQEQPRHSMQRHQPRPRLAQQPTTRPPRPDQPGSSTWHPQHYGPTSSFVFSPQPQQHGPSSSFVFSPQPQQQGPSSSFVFQPEQTSHPAGAYGYQASMSASHDTWGSDQHPEDNIQAQMSQHTQWMNMFSTPPPGPTQDTQHDQGECEIPPRHVRAPDRLGWSPIPDPPPRQARRRH